DNA sequence from the Leptospiraceae bacterium genome:
GCACTATATGCCAGTATTAACCGATTGGGTCAGTTTTCACTTCCCTCCCAAGATTCATCTGGAAGTTGATTGTGGGTATAAGATTGGGAATTTTATTAGAGAAATTTCCAATCGAGTCATCATTATCAATTCCCAGGCGGAAATGGAGAATCCAGCCGAGCTTTCTCTTATTAAATCCAGCATAGAGAATAGCACGGATGGAGTGATTCTATACGATGATATAGAAACAGAAACCACCTATAAAAACCTCGATACAGCCGCTTATTTCGCCAGACAGGCCCAGGCAAATTGCATAGTAGCCTACGGAGGCTACGAGTCAATTAATGCAGCCAAAGCTGTTTCTGTGCTGGCTACTAATGACTTTGAAGCAGAAGAGATGATCCGGGGGAAAAAGCCGGTTAAAAGAAAAGCTCTTCCGGTGGTAATAATTCCGACAATGCCTTTAATGGGTCTTGAATGTTCCCCTTTTATTACGGTGATGGATCAAAGAGAGAAAAAGCGACAGTATTTCTCCCATATCAGTCTATTTCCTGAACTGGTCATCGCGGATGCAAAAATCAGCCTCTACATGACCCAGACCGAGATAGCTAAAATGGGAACCGCCATTCTCGCAGCATCGGTAGACACTATGCTTTCCAAATATGCTAACGAAATTACCAGTGCCTCTACGCTCCGAGCCATAGAATTAACCACTAAGAATTTACTGCTTTCTTATCGAGACCCTAAAAACCTTGCTGCGAAAAATATGCTGTATGCAGCCAGTTTGCTTACCGGTATTTCCCAGTCCGTGAGTTCTTTGAGTCTTTGCTTTGCTCTTTCTCTCGCAGCTTCCAGTCTTACCCGGCTCGATGTCTTCCAGTCCATGTCGATTCTTTTAACCCATGTAATGGACTATAATCTAACCTCTTCTGCCAATAAATACGTGATGATAGCGAGGGCTCTGGATGAAGATATTTCTGATA
Encoded proteins:
- a CDS encoding iron-containing alcohol dehydrogenase; this encodes MPVLTDWVSFHFPPKIHLEVDCGYKIGNFIREISNRVIIINSQAEMENPAELSLIKSSIENSTDGVILYDDIETETTYKNLDTAAYFARQAQANCIVAYGGYESINAAKAVSVLATNDFEAEEMIRGKKPVKRKALPVVIIPTMPLMGLECSPFITVMDQREKKRQYFSHISLFPELVIADAKISLYMTQTEIAKMGTAILAASVDTMLSKYANEITSASTLRAIELTTKNLLLSYRDPKNLAAKNMLYAASLLTGISQSVSSLSLCFALSLAASSLTRLDVFQSMSILLTHVMDYNLTSSANKYVMIARALDEDISDISIIEAAIKAVDHIRKIYKEIKVPLKLSEFEVKKIGLPAIASLASSYKFLENMPRELPKNEIETILLAAF